The Tautonia plasticadhaerens nucleotide sequence GCAGGCCTTCCGGTCCGGGAAGAACACCTCATACTCGCCCCGGTGCTTCCGCCCGATCCGGCCCATGCGCCAGCGGTCGTCCGGGCCGGGGACATAGCACCTGGTCTGAGAGGCGACCTTCTCGATTCGATGGACCTCGGTGGACGGCACCACCTCGCGCGTGCGCCTCGTGAGCGAATGGAGATACTCGACCGTGACGCCCTCCCGATCGCTCGCGATGATCTTCCCGATACCCAGGCGATTGAGGTCGCCTTCAACCCGGACGAATGCGCCGACACGCAAGCCCTGAGCGCTCATTCAATTCCCCCAAATGCCGTGAGGCGTCCGTGCAGGAGAAACGTGACGATCGAGCACGACGCAACTCCGGGTCGTCGGCGGAACACAGTTCAAGCGAGCGCTGTTCGTTCCTCAGTCCGGCACCGTTTCACTTGCCGCGATATCGAGCCGATAGAAAACTATGCGCGAGGTCGAGATTCTCCGGTGCGAGAGGTAGCCGGCCGGCGCATCGACCCATAAGATTGATCACGATGCACCATCCTCCCGTTCCAAGTCCTGGGGAAAGGGGTCGATTTGGGACCGCCGGTCAACGTCCTCATCACCTGCACGAATCGGAAAAAGGTGCCTGCCGCGCCAGGACTTGCGCTCCGCACCGTGCCTGGTTCGACCGTTGCAGAACGTTCCGCCGAGTGGGTGGAACGACTGCGGGCCGACCTGTCTGACCCCGTCCCCGTCGCGGACCTCTACGCCGGCGACCACTGGCATGTGGCCTGTTCGCTCCCGAAGATCGCGAACGACGGCGGGATAAGACTAACGCTCTGGATCTGTTCGGCGGGTTATGGCCTCATCCCATTTTACGGCATGGTTCGCTCGTACGCCGCGACCTTCGCGGCGAATCACCCGGATGCCGTGGACCGGGGGATCGTCGATGTCGATCCGAACGCAGCGAGGCGCAAGTGGTGGGCGCACCTAGCCCTATGGGAGGGCCCCGGTCCGGGAGAGCCGAGGACCATCGCAGAGCTCGCACGGAATCAACCACACAGTATACTGCTCGTGGCCGCGTCGGCTCAATACCTCGAGGCGGTCTCTGAGGACCTGCTGGCCGCGGCGACGCTGATCGACGACCACGAGCGATTGGCCGTCTTCTCCGCGGGCGCGCGCTCGGCATCGCACCCAACGCTCGCCGCCTCATTCATCCCGTGCGATGCCCGCCTGAGCAGGACCTTCGGCGGGGCGCTGGGGTCGCTCAATGTCCGCTGCGTCCGCTTCGCGCTCCAGAACGCAGCTCGCTGTGGGATCAGAACTTCCGCGCTGAAGGACCTGTTCCGGCGGGAGCAGGAGCGGCTCCCGCGGTACCAGACCTACGACCGCTCCCCGCTCAGCGACGACGAAGTCCGAGGCTACGTCCGCGAGGCCCTCGTTGCGGAGCCGGCGGCGCGGCCGACTCCCCTCCTGCGCAGTCTGCGGGATGGGGGCAAGGCCTGCGAACATTCGCGGTTCTGCAGGCTGTTCCGCGAGGTGGAGGGAGAGGGCCGTGCCTAGGAAAAGGAATCCCGTGCTGAGGAAGGCGGCGTTGCGGGTCGAGCAGAACGGAAGGCACCCGCTCTACCTCATGAGCCTGACCGCGCGCGAACTGCACGCCGTCGCCGACATCTCGCGCATCAACCGGGACGATTCCGGGACGCTCCTCGGCTATCAACGGGGCGAGGTGAGGCGGCACGTCCGGGACATCGTGGAGTACCTGGACGGCGACGACGTGCTGTTCCCGAATTCCATCATCATCTCCCTGACGTCCCGCGTTCGTTTCGAGCCGGGGCACGGGGCATGCGGGAGCGATGGGGCATCAACGGGCACGATCTGCATCCCGCTCCCCGGAGATGGGGAGGCGAGGCCGGGCTGGATCGTCGACGGCCAGCAGCGTGCCCTCGCGCTGATGCAGTCGAAGCGGGCGGATTGGCCGGTCCCGGTGAACGCCTTTATCGCGGACGAGGTATCGCTCCAGCGCGACCAGTTCCTCCGGGTGAACAACACCAAGCCGCTCCCCCGCGGGCTCATCTGCGAACTCCTGCCCGAGGTATCCGGCCCGTTGCCTCGTAAGCTCGCGGGGAGACGCCTCCCCTCCTCGCTCTGCGACCTCCTCGATCGCGAGCGGTCGTCGCCGTTCCGCGGCCTCATACGACGAACGTCCCAGGCGGACAGGCAGGCCAAGTCAACCGTCGTGGCCGATGCGTCCCTCATCATGATGCTCGAGGAGAGCATCGGCACCCCCGCCGGATGCCTCTTCCCGTACCACAACATCTCGACCGGAGAGTGCGACCTCGACGGGATCTGGAGCATCCTCGTCGCCTACTGGTCCGCCGTCCGCGAGAGCTTCCCCGAGGCCTGGGGCAAGCCCCCGTCTCGCAGCCGCTTGATGCACGGCACCGGCATCCGAGCGATGGGCCGGCTCATGGACCGCGTGATGGCGGGCTTCCACCCCGGCGAGAGGAACCTCCGCAAGCGCATCGAGCAGGAGTTGAGGCCCGTCGTCCCGATCTGCCGGTGGACCTCCGGCCGGTGGGAGGAGCTCCAGCTCGAGTGGCGAGAGATCCAGAACGTCCCCCAGCACCTCCGGCTGCTCTCCAACCTGCTCGTCCGCGCGTACCTCCGTGGCCGAGGGGGTGCGGCATGAAGTTCTTCTTCCCGGACAGCCAGGACCTCGTCGACCCGTCGTTCGACTTCCTGACCGAGAAGCGATCCGAGACGAGGATCCGACAGCAGCACGACGAGTACCCGCACGAGGTCTTCGCCACGCCGCCCTACGACGGGATGCTCGTCTCCAAGGGGATCGTCGACGGCACCGGCTCCGACGGGGGCCGCTATACGATCGCCCAGCGACAGCGCCTCCTCCGCCAGGGGGTCCGCTCGTTCTTCCGGCTCGAAGGCCGACCGATCGAGACGATGGGCGACTGCGGCGCATTCTCCTACGTCAAGGAGCGGCGGCCGCCGTTCTCCGTCCAGGAGGTCATCGACTTCTACGCGAACTGCGGATTCGACTACGGCCTCTCGGTCGATCACATCATCCTCGCCTTCCAGCCCGGTCTGGACGAGACGTTGAGCGGCTTGGACGTTGTCCCCGAGGAATGGAGGGAACGGCAGCGGATCACGCTCGAGCTCGCGGAGGAGTTCCTGCGGCTCCATCGGGACCAGCGATGCCGCTTCGTGCCGGTCGGGATCGCTCAGGGTTGGAGCCCCCGCTCGTACGCCGAGGCGTTCGGCGAGCTGCAGCAGATGGGCTATCGCTACATTGCGCTCGGCGGGATGGTCCCGCTGAAGACCCCAGAGATCCTCTCCTGCCTCAAGGCGGTGGACAAGGTGAGGCGGCCGGAGACGCAGATCCATCTGCTGGGCGTCACGCGGATCGATCACATCCCACGCTTCTCCCGGCTCGGGGTGGTGAGCTTCGACAGCACCTCGCCGCTCCGCCAGGCGTTCAAGGATGAGAAGGACAACTATTACACGCTCGACCGCACGTACTGCGCGATCCGCGTGCCCCAGGTCGACGGCAATCCGAAGCTCCGCCGGAGGATCGCGTCGGGTGCGGTCGACCAGGCGGAGGCGCGGAGGCTCGAGCAGGCCTGTCTTGGCGTCCTCAACGGGTTCGACGGCGGGCGGTGCACGGCCGATGAGGCCCTGGCCGCGATCCAGTCCTATGAGGGCCTCCACGACGAACGATCGAACCGGGCGAAGGCCTATCGCGAGATCCTCAGCGACCAGCCCTGGAAGCGGTGCCCCTGCGAGATCTGCCGACGGATCGGCATCCACGTGATGCTCTTCCGCGGCGCCGAACGGAACAGGCGGCGCGGGTTCCACAACCTCTACGTCTTCCACCAGAGAGTCCAGCGGGAGAGCGAAGGCTCGCCCGCACGCGGGAGGAGGGTCGGCACCGTATGACTCACAAGGGACGAAACGGCTCGGCGCGGGCGAAGGACGCGACGAAGGAGTTCCGCCTGCCCGCCATCGAGGTCCGCCAGGGGCCCTCGCGGACGCTCTACAGCTTCGCGGTGGACGGGAAACTCCTCTCCCGCTTCACCACCGTGTCGCGGGTGAGGCGGGCGGACGGTGCTGCGATCCGGGGGTACCAGCGCCCCGAGGTGCTCTCCCACATCGCCGAGATCCGCGACTACCTCGAGGCCGGCGACCCGATGATCCCGAACGCGGTCGTCGTCGCCTTCGACCGCCGCGTGCGGTTCGAGCCGGGGGCGGCGTCGGGATCGGAAGGGCGGGGATACTCGCGGGTCGGCTCGCTCGTCATCCCGCTCGACCCGGATCTCGCCGAGGCGGACCGGCCGGGGTGGATTGTCGACGGCCAGCAGCGGATCGCGGCCATCCGCGAGGCGGAGATCGAGAGCTTCCCAATCTGCGTCGTGGCGTTCGTCACCGACGACGAGCAGGAGCAGCGGGAGCAGTTCATCCTGGTCAATTCCACCAAGCCCCTCCCGAAGGGCCTGATCTACGAGCTCCTCCCGAACACGCGGGCCAAGCTCCCGTCGCTCCTCCAGGGGAGGCGCTTCCCCGCCCTGCTCGTGGATCGGCTGAACCACGACGCCGGCTCGCCGCTCCGAGGCCTCATCAAGACGCCGACGGTCGGGGATGGGCTCATCAAGGACAACTCGGTCCTGAAGATGCTCGAGAACAGCCTGACCGATGGCGTCCTCTACCGCTTCCAGGCCGGGGATCGGGAGGGCGAGGCGGATGTCGAGGCGATGCTGGGCGTGCTCCACGCCTTCTGGCGCGCGGCGGCGGAGGTCTTCCGCGACGCCTGGGGGATTTCGCCGCGCCGGTCCCGCCTCATGCATGGGGCGGGGATCGTGAGCGTCGGGTTCGTGATGGACGCGATCGCCGACCGCTACCGGCGGCATGGCGTGCCGGGCGAGGAGCAGTTCCGCCGGGACCTGGAGCCGCTCCGCGAGGCCTGCCGCTGGACCGACGGGTACTGGGACTTCGGGCCCGGCATCCAGCGGAAATGGAACGAGATCCAGAACACGCCGCGCGATATCCAGCTGCTCTCGAATTACCTGCTCGTCCAGTACAAGGCCCGGGTGTGGAACCGGGCCGCCGAAGAGAATCTACTCGCCCATTGAGCGTCGGCCGCCCGCGGCGTGCTCCGCCTTCACGCCGCGGCAGATGCGGGCGAACAGGGAGGTCGAGATGCTCTTTCCGGTAGTCGAGAACCACCGACTGGATGCGCTTCGGGGGAAGCCGGTCGGCAGCCTGATGGTCCACGAGATTTACCGGAGCCTCCAGGGCGAGTCGACCTTCGCCGGGCTGCCCTGCGTCTTCGTCCGCCTCACCGCCTGCTCGGCTCGCTGCGTCTGGTGCGACACCCCGCATGCCTTCAGGGGGGGGAAGGTGTTATCGTTAGACGCTGTCGTCGGGGAGGTGATCGGCTACGGATGTCCGCTCGTCGAACTCACCGGAGGCGAGCCGCTCCTCCAGGAGGAGTCGCATGAGCTGATGACGCGCCTGGCCGATTCCGGAGAGACGGTCCTCCTGGAGACCAGCGGGACCGTCCCCGTCGAGCGGGTCGATCGGCGGGTCCACATCATCATGGACCTGAAGTGCCCCGGTAGCGGGGAGTGCGAGAACAACCTGTGGTCGAACCTGGGCTGGCTGAAGCCGACGGACCAGATCAAGTTCGTGATCGCGTCGCGGGAAGACTTCGACTGGACCGTGGCCGCGATCCGCGAGCACGGCCTCGACCGTCGCTTCACGGTCCTCTTGAGCTCGGTCTTCGGCCCGGTGAATCCCGCGGTGTTGGCCGAATGGCTCCTCGACTCCGGCCTGAACGTCCGCCTGCAATTGCAGCTCCACAAGTACATCTGGGAGCCGAACGCACGCGGCGTCTGAGGTGAACTCTCTCGCTTCGCCCCTGTCGCTCGTTCCGTGGAATCAACCGGTGCTCGCATAAGGGACTGGATCCGGGATGCCGAGACTCTCGAAGGCCGCAAGCCTCACGCGGCAGGCGTCGCACCTCCCGCATGAGCGGCCGTCCGGGGCCGGGTCGTAGCAGGTGTGCGTGAGGCCGTAGTTGACGCCGAGCTCGAGCCCGCGCCGGATGATCTGCTCCTTCGAGAACCGGAGGAGCGGGGCGTGGACCCGGAAGCGGCCGCTCCCTTCGACGCCGGCCCTCGTCGCCAGGTTGGCGAGCGCCTCGAAGGCCTGGAAGTATTCGGGGCGACAGTCGGGATAGCCGCTGTAGTCGACGCAGTTCGCGCCGGTGAAGATGTCGTAGGCACCGAGTGCCTCGGCCCAGGCGAGGGCTAGGCTCAGGAGGATCGTGTTCCGAGCGGCGACGTATGTGATCGGGATCCCGTCTGCGATCGCATCATCGGGGCGATCCTTCGGGACCTCGAGGGCCGCGTCGGTGAGCGCGCTCCCTCCGAAGGGCCTGAGATCGATCTCCTGCTCGAGGTGACGAGCGACCCCGAACGCGCGAGCGACCCGGCCGGCCGCCTCGCGCTCGACCGCGTGACGCTGCCCGTAGAGGACCGTCAGCGCGTACGGCTCGAAGCCCGCCGCTTTCGCCTCCGCGAGTACCGTCGCCGAGTCGAGGCCGCCGCTCAGGAGCACGACGGCGATCCGCCGCTCTGTTACCGATTCTGTCACGAGACCACTCCTGGTGGGTCGGTGAAGTGTGCGCCCCGAAGCGGCGAGCGCGGGCGTCAACGCCGGGGCAGAGATCGCCGAAAATCACCCGCGCCGAGCCGGGATTCACGGGCCCTGCAGGGACTTCGACCGCCCGTGCTCTTCGACTTCCCCGAGCAGGTCCTGGAGGACGTCGACCTTCGCCTGCCGGCTTATCCATCGGCCCATCCAGCCCTCATCCGCCATGAGCGCCCGCAGGACATCGGCGGCGAGCCCCCAGAGGCCCTCCGCCTCGGCGGCAGGTGCGAGGTTGATCTGGAGATATTTCTGTCCGCCCGGGCCCGAGGAATAGTCGACGAGCAGGGCGATCGCGGCCTCGGCCTGCGCGGGCTCCATCCGGCCGTCCAGATACCCCTGCAACGTGTCCTTGAT carries:
- the dpdA gene encoding tRNA-guanine transglycosylase DpdA, which codes for MKFFFPDSQDLVDPSFDFLTEKRSETRIRQQHDEYPHEVFATPPYDGMLVSKGIVDGTGSDGGRYTIAQRQRLLRQGVRSFFRLEGRPIETMGDCGAFSYVKERRPPFSVQEVIDFYANCGFDYGLSVDHIILAFQPGLDETLSGLDVVPEEWRERQRITLELAEEFLRLHRDQRCRFVPVGIAQGWSPRSYAEAFGELQQMGYRYIALGGMVPLKTPEILSCLKAVDKVRRPETQIHLLGVTRIDHIPRFSRLGVVSFDSTSPLRQAFKDEKDNYYTLDRTYCAIRVPQVDGNPKLRRRIASGAVDQAEARRLEQACLGVLNGFDGGRCTADEALAAIQSYEGLHDERSNRAKAYREILSDQPWKRCPCEICRRIGIHVMLFRGAERNRRRGFHNLYVFHQRVQRESEGSPARGRRVGTV
- the queC gene encoding 7-cyano-7-deazaguanine synthase QueC, which translates into the protein MTESVTERRIAVVLLSGGLDSATVLAEAKAAGFEPYALTVLYGQRHAVEREAAGRVARAFGVARHLEQEIDLRPFGGSALTDAALEVPKDRPDDAIADGIPITYVAARNTILLSLALAWAEALGAYDIFTGANCVDYSGYPDCRPEYFQAFEALANLATRAGVEGSGRFRVHAPLLRFSKEQIIRRGLELGVNYGLTHTCYDPAPDGRSCGRCDACRVRLAAFESLGIPDPVPYASTG
- a CDS encoding 7-carboxy-7-deazaguanine synthase QueE; this translates as MLFPVVENHRLDALRGKPVGSLMVHEIYRSLQGESTFAGLPCVFVRLTACSARCVWCDTPHAFRGGKVLSLDAVVGEVIGYGCPLVELTGGEPLLQEESHELMTRLADSGETVLLETSGTVPVERVDRRVHIIMDLKCPGSGECENNLWSNLGWLKPTDQIKFVIASREDFDWTVAAIREHGLDRRFTVLLSSVFGPVNPAVLAEWLLDSGLNVRLQLQLHKYIWEPNARGV
- the dbpB gene encoding DGQHR domain-containing protein DpdB; translated protein: MTHKGRNGSARAKDATKEFRLPAIEVRQGPSRTLYSFAVDGKLLSRFTTVSRVRRADGAAIRGYQRPEVLSHIAEIRDYLEAGDPMIPNAVVVAFDRRVRFEPGAASGSEGRGYSRVGSLVIPLDPDLAEADRPGWIVDGQQRIAAIREAEIESFPICVVAFVTDDEQEQREQFILVNSTKPLPKGLIYELLPNTRAKLPSLLQGRRFPALLVDRLNHDAGSPLRGLIKTPTVGDGLIKDNSVLKMLENSLTDGVLYRFQAGDREGEADVEAMLGVLHAFWRAAAEVFRDAWGISPRRSRLMHGAGIVSVGFVMDAIADRYRRHGVPGEEQFRRDLEPLREACRWTDGYWDFGPGIQRKWNEIQNTPRDIQLLSNYLLVQYKARVWNRAAEENLLAH
- the dbpB gene encoding DGQHR domain-containing protein DpdB; translated protein: MLRKAALRVEQNGRHPLYLMSLTARELHAVADISRINRDDSGTLLGYQRGEVRRHVRDIVEYLDGDDVLFPNSIIISLTSRVRFEPGHGACGSDGASTGTICIPLPGDGEARPGWIVDGQQRALALMQSKRADWPVPVNAFIADEVSLQRDQFLRVNNTKPLPRGLICELLPEVSGPLPRKLAGRRLPSSLCDLLDRERSSPFRGLIRRTSQADRQAKSTVVADASLIMMLEESIGTPAGCLFPYHNISTGECDLDGIWSILVAYWSAVRESFPEAWGKPPSRSRLMHGTGIRAMGRLMDRVMAGFHPGERNLRKRIEQELRPVVPICRWTSGRWEELQLEWREIQNVPQHLRLLSNLLVRAYLRGRGGAA
- a CDS encoding DUF4259 domain-containing protein produces the protein MGAWGEGPTDNDTALDWLDRRVETPLALTIKDTLQGYLDGRMEPAQAEAAIALLVDYSSGPGGQKYLQINLAPAAEAEGLWGLAADVLRALMADEGWMGRWISRQAKVDVLQDLLGEVEEHGRSKSLQGP